One Obesumbacterium proteus DNA window includes the following coding sequences:
- the rplS gene encoding 50S ribosomal protein L19 produces MSNIIKQIEQEQMKQDVPAFRPGDSLEVKVWVVEGSKKRLQAFEGVVIAIRNRGLHSAFTVRKISNGEGVERVFQTHSPVIDSITVKRRGAVRKAKLYYLRERTGKSARIKERLGAKA; encoded by the coding sequence ATGAGCAACATTATTAAACAGATCGAACAAGAGCAGATGAAGCAAGACGTACCTGCATTCCGTCCAGGTGATTCTCTGGAAGTTAAGGTATGGGTCGTTGAAGGTTCTAAAAAACGTCTGCAGGCATTCGAGGGCGTGGTTATTGCAATCCGTAACCGCGGTCTGCACTCTGCATTCACTGTTCGTAAGATTTCTAACGGCGAAGGTGTTGAGCGTGTATTCCAGACTCATTCACCAGTAATCGACAGCATTACTGTTAAACGTCGTGGTGCCGTTCGTAAAGCTAAACTGTACTACCTGCGTGAGCGTACCGGTAAATCAGCTCGTATCAAAGAGCGTCTGGGCGCTAAAGCGTAA
- the rpsP gene encoding 30S ribosomal protein S16 has product MVTIRLARGGAKKRPFYQVVVTDSRNARDGRFIERVGFFNPLAAGQAESLRLDLDRVNHWVGLGATVSDRVSALIKEAKKAA; this is encoded by the coding sequence ATGGTAACAATTCGTTTAGCTCGTGGCGGCGCTAAAAAGCGTCCGTTCTATCAAGTAGTAGTAACTGACAGCCGTAATGCACGTGACGGCCGTTTCATCGAGCGTGTTGGTTTCTTCAACCCGCTGGCAGCAGGTCAGGCAGAATCTCTGCGTCTGGATCTGGATCGCGTAAACCACTGGGTTGGTTTGGGCGCAACTGTTTCTGATCGCGTTTCTGCGCTGATCAAAGAAGCTAAGAAAGCTGCTTAA
- the tyrA gene encoding bifunctional chorismate mutase/prephenate dehydrogenase, whose protein sequence is MVAELTALRDQIDEVDKALLDLLARRLQLVAEVGEVKSRYGLPIYVPEREASMLASRRKEAELLGVPPDLIEDVLRRVMRESYSSENDKGFKSLKPDLRPVVIVGGRGQMGRLFEKMLQLSGYEVRILEQDDWPQAEALCADAGMVIVSVPIHLTEQAIARLPKLPADCLLVDLASVKNKPLQAMLAAHRGPVLGLHPMFGPDVGSLAKQVVVYCDGRQPEAYQWLLEQLQVWGARLHRISAVEHDQNMAFIQALRHFATFAYGLHLAEENVQLEQLLALSSPIYRLELVMVGRLFAQDPQLYADIIMSSENNLALIKRYYQRFGEAIALLESHDKAAFIDSFKKVEHWFGDHAQHFQAESRALLRQANDSRK, encoded by the coding sequence ATGGTGGCGGAACTAACCGCATTGCGGGATCAAATCGATGAAGTTGATAAGGCACTGCTGGATTTATTAGCGCGCCGTCTGCAACTGGTAGCCGAAGTGGGAGAAGTGAAAAGCCGCTATGGTTTACCGATTTATGTTCCAGAACGTGAAGCGTCAATGCTGGCATCCCGCCGCAAAGAGGCTGAGCTGTTAGGTGTGCCACCCGATCTGATTGAAGATGTTTTGCGGCGCGTGATGCGTGAGTCTTACTCCAGTGAAAACGACAAAGGTTTTAAAAGCTTAAAGCCGGATTTACGTCCTGTCGTCATTGTTGGCGGCCGAGGCCAGATGGGGCGCCTGTTCGAGAAAATGCTGCAACTCTCTGGCTATGAAGTACGTATTCTTGAACAGGATGATTGGCCGCAAGCTGAAGCGCTATGTGCAGATGCAGGTATGGTTATCGTGAGTGTACCTATCCATCTCACCGAGCAGGCGATTGCGCGTTTACCAAAGCTTCCTGCAGATTGTTTATTGGTGGATCTGGCATCGGTTAAAAATAAACCATTGCAGGCCATGCTGGCCGCACATCGTGGCCCTGTATTAGGGTTGCACCCGATGTTTGGGCCTGACGTGGGCAGTTTGGCCAAGCAGGTGGTGGTTTATTGTGATGGACGCCAGCCGGAAGCTTACCAATGGCTGTTAGAGCAGCTACAGGTTTGGGGGGCGAGGCTCCATCGCATCAGCGCCGTTGAGCACGATCAGAATATGGCGTTCATCCAGGCGCTGCGACACTTTGCCACTTTTGCTTACGGCTTACATCTGGCGGAAGAGAATGTTCAGCTTGAACAGCTGCTGGCGCTTTCGTCTCCGATTTATCGTTTAGAACTGGTGATGGTTGGGCGGCTGTTTGCGCAGGACCCGCAACTCTATGCTGATATCATCATGTCATCAGAGAACAATTTGGCGCTGATTAAACGTTACTACCAGCGATTTGGTGAGGCTATCGCCTTGCTTGAAAGCCACGATAAAGCGGCGTTTATTGATAGCTTCAAAAAAGTGGAGCATTGGTTTGGCGATCATGCCCAGCATTTCCAAGCGGAAAGCCGAGCGTTATTACGTCAGGCTAATGATAGCCGGAAATAG
- the btsR gene encoding two-component system response regulator BtsR yields MLKVIIVDDEQPARDELNELLTKHARIEVIAQCSNALEAIPAIHKLQPDVIFLDIQMPRISGLELVSMLDPDTMPYIVFVTAFDEYAIQAFEKHAFDYLLKPIDSSRLSKTLERLQKGINVKQNLHPFSEPQLKHIPCHGLNRIFLLKLDEVEYLSSELSGIHVVGVNQSGYTQLTLKTLEEKTPFVRCHRQYMVNADRLSEIQLLDNGSAEVITHTGKRIPVSRRYLKNLKERLGIT; encoded by the coding sequence ATGCTTAAAGTCATCATTGTTGACGACGAACAACCCGCGCGCGACGAACTTAATGAGCTATTAACCAAACACGCTCGTATTGAGGTGATAGCCCAGTGCAGCAACGCGCTGGAAGCGATTCCGGCTATTCATAAATTACAGCCAGATGTGATCTTTCTTGATATCCAAATGCCCCGCATTAGCGGCCTAGAATTGGTCTCTATGCTCGATCCCGACACTATGCCATACATCGTTTTTGTTACCGCATTTGATGAATACGCTATTCAGGCATTTGAAAAACACGCCTTCGATTATCTGCTTAAGCCGATTGATAGCAGCCGTTTGAGCAAGACGCTGGAACGCTTGCAAAAAGGAATCAATGTAAAACAAAATTTACATCCATTTAGTGAACCCCAGCTTAAGCACATTCCCTGCCACGGATTAAATCGCATCTTCCTGCTCAAGCTAGATGAAGTTGAATACCTGTCATCCGAGCTTAGTGGTATCCATGTCGTAGGGGTCAACCAAAGCGGATATACGCAGCTAACGCTCAAAACGTTGGAAGAAAAAACGCCCTTTGTTCGCTGCCATCGTCAATACATGGTCAATGCGGATCGCCTCAGCGAAATTCAGCTTTTAGATAATGGCTCTGCCGAAGTGATAACCCACACGGGAAAAAGAATTCCAGTCAGCCGTCGCTATCTGAAAAACTTAAAAGAACGCTTGGGAATTACGTAA
- a CDS encoding DUF2799 domain-containing protein, which produces MIKNHIFILCLALSACTQYPGGIDKGSMWFNAGFEDASTGKVVRDNDALTEWYGNPDVERAAYLDGYNHGAHQLCQSFAIEQWGAQGKPFPASCDSAVNIAELRLKWQQGINKTLPR; this is translated from the coding sequence ATGATAAAAAATCATATCTTTATTTTGTGTCTTGCTCTTTCAGCCTGTACGCAGTATCCGGGTGGTATAGATAAAGGCTCAATGTGGTTTAACGCCGGTTTTGAAGATGCCAGCACGGGGAAAGTCGTACGCGATAACGACGCCTTGACTGAATGGTATGGGAATCCTGACGTTGAGCGGGCCGCCTATTTAGACGGTTACAACCATGGTGCACATCAGCTGTGCCAATCTTTCGCTATTGAACAGTGGGGAGCACAAGGTAAGCCGTTTCCTGCCAGCTGTGACAGCGCCGTAAATATTGCGGAATTACGTCTTAAATGGCAGCAAGGGATAAATAAAACGCTGCCGCGATAG
- a CDS encoding cytochrome C assembly family protein, translating into MPAFAILAMISYLLSLGLIIPSLVQNNRAYRRLALLFAAIALISHAVALQARVFDVTTGQNLSLLNIGSIVSLMICFVMTIVASRDRGWFLLPIVYSFALINLGLASFVPGEFITHLETTPSLMIHIGLALFSYATLIIAALYALQLALLDYLLKNKKLTFTADMPPLMSIERKMFHITQVGVVLLTLTLCTGMLYMDNLFSKENVHKAVLSILAWFVYVLLLWGHFREGWRGRRVVWFSLLGAFLLTMAYFGSRLLQEVMVN; encoded by the coding sequence ATGCCTGCATTTGCCATATTGGCCATGATTTCCTACTTACTCAGCCTCGGCTTAATCATTCCGAGTCTGGTACAAAACAACCGAGCCTATCGCCGCTTGGCACTTTTGTTCGCCGCTATTGCGCTCATTAGCCACGCCGTGGCGCTTCAGGCTCGCGTTTTTGATGTCACCACCGGACAAAATCTCAGCTTACTGAACATTGGTTCGATCGTAAGCCTGATGATCTGTTTTGTGATGACTATAGTCGCCTCACGTGACCGTGGCTGGTTTTTGCTGCCGATTGTATACAGCTTTGCCTTAATTAATCTTGGGCTAGCCAGCTTCGTTCCAGGGGAGTTCATCACCCATCTAGAAACGACGCCTTCTCTGATGATTCACATTGGTCTGGCGCTGTTCTCTTACGCAACGCTGATCATTGCTGCGCTCTATGCCCTACAGCTTGCGCTTCTCGACTATTTATTGAAGAACAAAAAACTCACGTTTACCGCTGATATGCCGCCGCTGATGAGCATTGAACGCAAGATGTTTCATATTACGCAGGTCGGTGTGGTGCTACTGACACTCACTCTGTGCACCGGCATGTTGTACATGGATAACTTGTTCAGCAAAGAGAACGTGCACAAAGCCGTGCTGTCGATTCTGGCATGGTTTGTCTATGTTTTATTATTGTGGGGGCACTTCCGCGAAGGCTGGCGTGGACGCCGCGTCGTATGGTTCAGCTTGCTGGGCGCATTTTTACTGACGATGGCTTATTTTGGCAGCCGTCTTCTTCAGGAAGTCATGGTAAACTAA
- the ffh gene encoding signal recognition particle protein: MFENLSDRLSRSLRNISGRGRLTEENIKDTLREVRMALLEADVALPVVRDFINRVKESAVGHEVNKSLTPGQEFVKIVKNELTNAMGEVNTELNLAAQPPAVVLMAGLQGAGKTTSVGKLGKFLKEKHKKKVLVVSADVYRPAAIKQLETLAQQVSIDFFPSDVKEKPIEIVSRALQHAKQKFYDVLIVDTAGRLHVDEAMMDEIKQVHAAINPVETLFVVDAMTGQDAANTAKAFNEALPLTGVVLTKVDGDARGGAALSIRHITGKPIKFLGVGEKTEALEPFYPDRVASRILGMGDVLSLIEDIESKVDRAQAEKLAQKLKKGDGFDLTDFMDQLKQMRNMGGMTSMLAKMPGMGQLPENVKSQMDDKLLVRMEAIISSMTLKERANPEIIKGSRKRRIAQGSGMQVQDVNRLLKQFDEMQRMMKKMKKGGLSKMMRGMKGMMPPGFPGR; this comes from the coding sequence ATGTTTGAAAATTTAAGCGATCGATTGTCGCGCTCATTGCGCAACATCAGCGGCCGCGGGCGGCTGACCGAAGAAAATATCAAAGACACCTTGCGTGAAGTACGCATGGCATTACTGGAAGCGGACGTCGCGCTACCGGTAGTCCGTGACTTCATTAACCGTGTTAAAGAAAGTGCCGTAGGGCACGAAGTGAACAAAAGCCTGACCCCAGGGCAAGAGTTCGTCAAAATCGTTAAAAACGAACTGACGAACGCCATGGGCGAAGTGAACACCGAGCTGAACCTCGCCGCACAGCCACCTGCTGTTGTGCTGATGGCGGGTTTACAAGGCGCGGGTAAAACAACCAGCGTGGGTAAACTCGGTAAGTTTCTTAAAGAGAAACATAAGAAAAAAGTGTTGGTGGTTTCTGCCGACGTTTATCGCCCAGCGGCGATTAAACAGCTAGAAACCTTGGCTCAGCAAGTGAGCATCGATTTCTTCCCGTCCGATGTTAAAGAGAAGCCAATCGAGATTGTTAGCCGTGCTTTACAGCATGCTAAACAGAAATTCTATGACGTTCTGATCGTCGATACCGCAGGTCGTTTGCACGTTGACGAAGCGATGATGGACGAGATCAAACAGGTTCATGCCGCGATTAATCCGGTTGAAACGCTGTTTGTTGTTGATGCCATGACCGGTCAGGATGCGGCGAACACCGCCAAAGCCTTTAACGAAGCGCTGCCGTTAACCGGCGTGGTGCTGACAAAGGTCGATGGTGATGCGCGCGGTGGTGCGGCTTTATCTATCCGCCATATCACGGGTAAACCGATCAAGTTCTTGGGCGTGGGTGAAAAGACCGAAGCGCTGGAGCCGTTCTACCCAGACCGTGTGGCTTCTCGTATTCTTGGTATGGGCGACGTTCTGTCACTTATCGAAGATATTGAGAGCAAAGTTGACCGTGCGCAGGCTGAGAAGCTGGCACAGAAACTGAAGAAAGGTGACGGCTTCGACCTTACCGACTTTATGGATCAGCTTAAGCAAATGCGTAACATGGGTGGGATGACCTCAATGCTGGCAAAAATGCCAGGCATGGGGCAACTACCAGAAAACGTTAAATCTCAGATGGATGACAAACTCTTAGTGCGCATGGAGGCGATTATTAGCTCCATGACGTTGAAAGAGCGTGCCAACCCAGAAATTATCAAGGGCTCGCGTAAACGTCGTATTGCGCAGGGTTCTGGTATGCAAGTGCAGGACGTCAACCGTTTACTTAAACAATTTGATGAAATGCAGCGTATGATGAAGAAGATGAAGAAAGGCGGCTTGTCGAAAATGATGCGTGGCATGAAAGGTATGATGCCACCCGGATTCCCTGGTCGTTAA
- a CDS encoding anaerobic C4-dicarboxylate transporter, with amino-acid sequence MITLQFAIIILCLLLGTRYGGMGLGLISGIGLFCLTFIFGLEPGKPPVEVILTILAVIGCASVLQTAGGLNVMMQFAERLLRKHPQHITILAPLTTWTLTFLCGTGHVVYTMFPIISDIALKKGIRPERPMAVASVASQMAITASPVSVAVVSLVSILGAAHGIGHAYSILEILAISVPASLCGVIVAALWSLRRGKDLDKDPEFQAKISDPKQREFIYGNSETLLNQKFDKRAYWSTWIFFAAILVVVLLGAFSELRPSYEMKGVMKPLSMNLVIQMMMLIAGAIILMACKVKPADISSGAVFKAGMVAIFSVFGVAWMSDTFFQAHMQDLKLVLEDVVKSQPWTYALVLFLVSKLVNSQAAALTAIAPMGLQLGVDPKMLIAFFPAAYGYFVLPTYPSDLACIGFDRSGTTKIGKFIINHSFILPGFIGVITSCIVGYVLVTSFM; translated from the coding sequence ATGATAACGCTACAATTTGCGATAATTATTCTTTGTTTATTACTGGGGACGCGCTACGGCGGGATGGGGCTGGGTCTTATCAGTGGGATTGGACTCTTCTGCTTAACCTTTATTTTCGGCCTTGAACCCGGTAAACCGCCGGTTGAAGTTATTCTGACTATTCTCGCCGTCATCGGTTGTGCTTCAGTGTTACAAACCGCAGGCGGCCTGAACGTTATGATGCAGTTTGCAGAGCGCTTGCTGCGCAAACATCCACAGCACATCACGATTTTAGCGCCATTAACAACATGGACGCTGACTTTCCTCTGCGGTACCGGTCATGTGGTTTACACCATGTTCCCGATCATCTCCGATATCGCCTTAAAGAAAGGTATTCGTCCAGAACGCCCGATGGCCGTGGCCTCGGTCGCATCACAAATGGCAATCACCGCATCACCAGTCTCTGTTGCCGTTGTCTCCCTCGTCTCCATTTTGGGTGCCGCTCACGGAATTGGCCACGCCTATAGCATTCTAGAAATCTTGGCAATTTCCGTTCCTGCCTCGCTTTGTGGCGTTATCGTTGCCGCCCTGTGGAGCCTGCGTCGTGGTAAAGACTTGGATAAAGATCCTGAATTCCAAGCAAAAATCAGCGATCCCAAACAGCGTGAATTTATCTATGGCAACAGCGAAACCTTGCTGAACCAGAAATTCGACAAACGCGCCTACTGGTCTACATGGATCTTTTTCGCCGCAATCTTAGTGGTGGTTCTACTGGGGGCATTCTCTGAATTACGTCCATCCTATGAAATGAAAGGCGTAATGAAGCCACTGTCGATGAACCTGGTTATCCAGATGATGATGCTCATCGCTGGTGCCATTATCTTAATGGCTTGTAAGGTGAAACCCGCTGATATCTCGAGCGGTGCCGTATTTAAAGCCGGTATGGTTGCCATCTTCTCAGTATTTGGCGTCGCATGGATGAGCGATACGTTCTTCCAAGCACACATGCAGGACCTTAAGCTTGTTCTCGAGGATGTGGTGAAGTCCCAACCATGGACCTATGCTCTGGTGCTGTTTTTAGTTTCTAAGCTCGTCAACAGCCAAGCAGCGGCGTTAACCGCGATCGCGCCAATGGGTCTGCAACTCGGAGTCGATCCGAAGATGCTCATTGCCTTCTTCCCAGCAGCTTATGGCTACTTCGTTTTACCCACCTACCCAAGCGACTTAGCCTGTATTGGATTCGACCGTTCAGGCACTACCAAAATCGGTAAGTTCATCATCAACCACAGCTTTATCCTGCCTGGCTTTATTGGTGTAATCACCTCCTGCATCGTGGGTTATGTGCTCGTCACATCCTTCATGTAG
- the rimM gene encoding ribosome maturation factor RimM (Essential for efficient processing of 16S rRNA): MSKQLTNPVVLGKLGSSYGIRGWLRVFSSTEDAESIFEYQPWFIQQAGQWQHVELESWKRHNQDLVIKIKGVDDRDAANALTNREIVVEESQLPELEDGDYYWKDLMGCQVVTTAGYELGKIIDMMETGSNDVMVVKANLKDAFGIKERLIPFLDGQVIKKVDLTTRIVEVDWDPGF; encoded by the coding sequence ATGAGCAAACAACTTACTAATCCCGTGGTACTCGGGAAACTGGGTTCTTCATATGGTATTCGCGGTTGGCTCAGAGTGTTTTCATCCACCGAAGACGCCGAAAGCATTTTTGAATATCAGCCGTGGTTTATCCAGCAGGCTGGTCAGTGGCAGCATGTCGAGCTAGAAAGCTGGAAGCGCCACAATCAGGATTTGGTTATCAAAATCAAAGGTGTTGATGACCGAGATGCGGCGAATGCGCTAACGAATCGTGAGATCGTAGTGGAAGAGTCGCAATTGCCAGAGCTAGAAGATGGCGATTATTACTGGAAAGACCTTATGGGCTGCCAGGTAGTCACCACTGCTGGATACGAGCTGGGTAAAATCATCGATATGATGGAAACCGGTTCTAATGACGTAATGGTCGTTAAGGCAAACCTGAAAGATGCATTCGGTATCAAGGAGCGGTTGATTCCGTTCCTCGACGGGCAGGTAATCAAGAAAGTCGATCTCACTACTCGCATTGTTGAAGTAGATTGGGATCCTGGTTTTTAA
- a CDS encoding DUF481 domain-containing protein: protein MLSTRAYRAMPLCLSILSALTSSAAFADTSLFTAMDDPTTAKKSFDGNVQAGYNSQSGNSESSNLLANTTMTWFNPETAYSLWGTANNTKSGDTRSSEKYQAGARSRYNLSPDNYIFGQGSWINDRYAGYDSRSTGTLGYGRQVLATPAQNLRVEFGPGVRHDEYHGGGRETQALAYAAGNYAYQLTKNTQFTQGVSVMANDDTTVNSETALNVGINDDFSLRLSYNVVYNTEPPASAPKKTDTSTAITLQYNL from the coding sequence ATGCTTTCTACACGCGCATACCGCGCAATGCCCCTGTGCCTGTCTATCTTGTCTGCTTTAACTAGCTCTGCTGCTTTTGCCGATACCTCGCTATTCACCGCGATGGATGATCCAACGACGGCAAAGAAGAGTTTCGACGGTAACGTTCAAGCGGGTTATAACTCTCAATCAGGTAACTCTGAGAGCTCGAATCTGCTGGCTAACACTACAATGACTTGGTTTAACCCTGAAACGGCATATAGCCTGTGGGGAACGGCAAATAACACTAAATCAGGTGACACTCGTTCTTCAGAGAAATATCAGGCAGGCGCTCGTTCACGCTATAACCTTAGTCCTGACAACTATATTTTTGGTCAAGGCAGTTGGATTAACGATCGCTATGCTGGCTATGATTCCCGCTCAACAGGAACCTTAGGTTACGGCCGCCAAGTGCTGGCAACGCCAGCGCAAAACCTGCGTGTAGAATTTGGTCCGGGTGTTCGTCACGACGAATATCATGGCGGTGGGCGTGAAACTCAGGCATTAGCCTATGCTGCTGGTAACTACGCTTACCAACTCACCAAAAATACGCAGTTCACGCAGGGTGTTTCTGTTATGGCTAACGATGACACCACGGTCAACTCAGAAACCGCACTGAACGTTGGGATCAATGACGACTTCTCTCTGCGTCTTTCATACAACGTGGTGTACAACACCGAGCCTCCAGCCAGTGCGCCAAAGAAAACCGACACGTCTACAGCCATTACGCTGCAATATAATCTGTAA
- the trmD gene encoding tRNA (guanosine(37)-N1)-methyltransferase TrmD: MWIGIVSLFPEMFRAITDYGVTSRAVKNGLLSVQCWSPRDFTHDRHRTVDDRPYGGGPGMLMMVQPLREAIHAAKAAAGEGAKVIYLSPQGRKLDQQGVCELATNKKLILVCGRYEGIDERVIQTEIDEEWSIGDYVLSGGELPAMTLIDSVSRFIPGVLGHQASAEEDSFADGLLDCPHFTRPEVLEGMEVPPVLLSGNHAEIRRWRLKQSLGRTWLRRPELLESLALTDEQAKLLAEFRKEHRLEQQDHEGNV, translated from the coding sequence ATGTGGATCGGTATAGTTAGCTTATTTCCTGAGATGTTCCGCGCAATCACTGATTACGGGGTAACTAGCCGGGCTGTTAAGAATGGCCTGCTAAGCGTGCAGTGCTGGAGTCCACGAGACTTCACGCACGATCGGCATCGTACCGTTGATGACCGTCCTTATGGCGGTGGTCCGGGGATGTTGATGATGGTGCAACCTTTACGGGAAGCTATCCACGCTGCAAAAGCAGCGGCAGGCGAAGGGGCGAAAGTGATTTATCTCTCGCCGCAGGGTCGCAAACTTGACCAGCAAGGCGTTTGCGAGCTGGCAACAAACAAGAAGTTAATTCTGGTTTGTGGTCGGTATGAAGGTATAGATGAGCGTGTAATCCAAACCGAAATTGATGAAGAATGGTCAATCGGAGATTACGTACTTAGCGGCGGTGAGCTTCCTGCTATGACGCTGATTGATTCTGTCTCACGGTTTATTCCGGGAGTTTTGGGTCATCAAGCTTCAGCAGAAGAAGATTCATTTGCCGACGGACTGCTGGATTGTCCGCACTTTACACGCCCTGAAGTGTTAGAAGGCATGGAGGTACCGCCGGTTTTACTGTCGGGAAATCATGCGGAGATTCGTCGCTGGCGCTTGAAGCAGTCGCTGGGCCGTACCTGGCTTAGAAGACCTGAACTTCTAGAAAGCCTAGCTCTGACTGACGAGCAAGCGAAGCTGTTAGCCGAGTTCCGTAAGGAACATCGTCTAGAACAGCAAGACCATGAAGGGAACGTTTAA
- a CDS encoding 3-deoxy-7-phosphoheptulonate synthase — MIMQKDALNNVHISDEQILITPEELKNRFPLSSQLQEQIAASRQDIANILEGKDHRLLVVCGPCSIHDTDAALDYARRLQSISAELRDQLYIVMRVYFEKPRTTVGWKGLINDPHMDGSFDVEAGFIKARELLLSLVEMGLPLATEALDPNSPQFLGDLFSWSAIGARTTESQTHREMASGLSMPVGFKNGTDGSLGTAINAMKAASMAHRFVGINQSGQVCLLQTQGNPHGHVILRGGKTPNYSAEHVAECEIQMQKAGLRPALMIDCSHGNSNKDFRRQSAVAESVVEQISAGNQSIIGVMLESNIFEGNQSSEQPRSEMKYGVSVTDACIDWGTTDTLLRDMHQKLGATLRSRSAGE, encoded by the coding sequence ATGATTATGCAAAAAGACGCATTAAATAACGTGCACATTAGCGACGAACAAATACTGATTACGCCAGAAGAATTAAAAAATCGCTTTCCACTGAGTTCGCAGCTGCAAGAACAGATCGCGGCTTCTCGTCAGGACATTGCGAATATTTTGGAAGGTAAAGATCATCGTCTGTTGGTTGTCTGTGGTCCATGTTCTATTCATGATACTGATGCTGCTCTTGATTATGCCCGTCGTTTGCAGTCCATCTCAGCTGAGTTGCGTGACCAGCTGTATATCGTGATGCGCGTGTACTTTGAAAAACCAAGAACGACTGTGGGTTGGAAAGGCCTGATTAACGATCCTCACATGGACGGTTCGTTTGACGTTGAAGCAGGTTTTATCAAAGCACGTGAACTGCTCTTGAGCTTGGTTGAAATGGGGCTGCCATTGGCAACCGAAGCATTAGACCCTAACTCACCACAGTTTTTAGGCGATCTATTTAGCTGGTCGGCGATTGGTGCTCGCACCACGGAATCGCAAACGCACCGTGAAATGGCATCTGGACTGTCAATGCCGGTTGGATTTAAGAATGGTACCGACGGTAGCTTGGGAACCGCGATCAACGCGATGAAAGCAGCTTCTATGGCGCACCGTTTTGTGGGGATCAACCAATCAGGACAGGTGTGTTTACTGCAAACTCAGGGTAACCCTCATGGTCATGTCATTTTGCGCGGTGGCAAAACGCCAAACTACTCTGCGGAGCATGTGGCTGAGTGTGAAATCCAAATGCAAAAAGCAGGATTACGCCCTGCGCTGATGATCGACTGTAGCCATGGCAATTCAAATAAAGACTTCCGCCGCCAATCAGCGGTCGCTGAGTCAGTAGTTGAGCAAATTAGTGCCGGAAATCAGTCTATTATTGGTGTTATGCTAGAAAGTAACATCTTTGAAGGTAACCAAAGTTCAGAGCAGCCACGCAGTGAAATGAAATACGGCGTTTCGGTAACAGATGCCTGCATTGATTGGGGTACAACGGATACGCTTCTGCGTGATATGCATCAAAAACTAGGCGCAACGCTACGCAGCCGTAGCGCAGGAGAATAA